In one Antennarius striatus isolate MH-2024 chromosome 1, ASM4005453v1, whole genome shotgun sequence genomic region, the following are encoded:
- the leo1 gene encoding RNA polymerase-associated protein LEO1 isoform X1 — protein MADMDELFGTDGDSDNDQRESGSGSGSDSEQERPRSASNASGSGSGSERERDDEEEEEEEEGQEPGKSSMNKELFGDDSDDEQHSQHSGSDNHSDQSGNQSDASMHSDQGDNDHSDAEQHSGSEQGHQEDDEDEDDGHRSDGGSPAGSGMSGAGSPHSDRGSMPSDRSAHSDAGTPQSGPGTPHSDGEASGRENQSDDEKWERGGAKSDQSEDDEEEKRRYSDEERENSDEELAGNRKSESPKGSDSEDDFLRQKTKGKVASDSDSDSDIGTKKTKTAAAADDLFGEADDISSDSDAEKPPTPGQPLDTEDGMEGEQAEEEPAPETRIEVEIPKVSTDLGSDLYFVKLPNFLSVEPRPFDPQYYEDEFEDEEMLDEEGRTRLKLKVENTIRWRAKRDEDGNETRESNARVVKWSDGSMSLHLGNEVFDVYKAPLQGDHNHLFIRQGTGLQGQAVFKTKLTFRPHSTDSATHRKMTLSLADRCSKTQKIRILPMAGRDPESHRNEMIKKEEERLRASIRRESQQRRMREKQHQRGLSSSYLEPDRYDDEEEGEESISLAAIKYKYKGGGGGLREERARIYSSDSDEGSDDDKAQRLMKAKKLDSDESQLQSLKQKQVRDKNVQDRDVASGADSRRHVRVSSLLFCSAQEAEGSGKRKAEDDDETATKKAKKYVISDEEEEEDDE, from the exons ATGGCGGACATGGATGAATTATTCGGTACTGATGGGGACAGCGACAATGACCAGAGAG AGTCGGggtctggctctggttctgacTCAGAGCAGGAAAGACCACGATCTGCCAGCAACGCCTCAGGCAGTGGCAGCGGCAGCGAGAGGGAAcgggatgatgaggaggaggaggaggaggaagaaggtcAGGAGCCAGGAAAGTCCAGCATGAATAAG GAATTGTTTGgagatgacagtgatgatgaacaACACAGCCAACACAGCGGCAGTGACAACCACTCCGATCAGTCGGGGAACCAATCAGATGCCAGCATGCACTCAGATCAGGGGGACAATGATCACTCTGATGCGGAGCAACACAGCGGCTCAGAGCAAGGCCAtcaggaagatgatgaagatgaggatgatggcCATAGGTCAGATGGAGGAAGCCCAGCAGGTAGCGGGATGTCTGGAGCAGGGAGCCCTCACTCTGACAGAGGCAGCATGCCTTCAGACCGGAG tgcacacagtgatgctgggaCGCCACAGTCAGGACCAGGTACCCCTCACTCTGATGGAGAAGCCTCTGGCCGggagaaccaatcagatgaTGAGAAATGGGAAAGAGGAGGGGCTAAGAGCGACCAGTCAGAGGATGACGAGGAGGAAAAGCGTCGATACTCggatgaagaaagagagaacTCTGATGAAGAGTtggcaggaaacaggaagtcag AGTCTCCAAAGGGCAGCGATAGTGAAGATGATTTcctcagacagaaaacaaagggGAAAGTCGCCTCTGATTCAGACTCAGACAGCGATATTGGGACAAAGAAAA caaagacagcagcagcagcagatgaccTTTTTGGAGAGGCTGATGATATCTCATCAGACAGCGATGCAGAGAAGCCTCCAACCCCGGGACAACCACTG GATACAGAGGATGGGATGGAGGGGGAGCAGGCAGAAGAGGAACCTGCACCGGAAACTCGAATTGAAGTAGAGATCCCAAAAGTCAGCACAGATCTGGGATCTGACCTTTATTTTGTCAAGTTGCCCAACTTCCTCTCTGTCGAGCCCAG ACCATTTGATCCTCAATACTATGAAGATGAATTTGAGGATGAAGAAATGTTGGATGAGGAGGGACGGACCAGGCTCAAGCTGAAG GTGGAAAACACAATTCGATGGAGAGCCAAACGAGACGAGGATGGGAATGAAACACGAGAGAGCAATGCCCGCGTTGTCAAATGGTCTGACGGCAG CATGTCCCTTCACCTGGGAAACGAAGTGTTTGACGTTTACAAAGCTCCTCTCCAGGGAGACCACAATCACCTTTTCATCCGACAGGGAACTGGACTGCAAGGACAGGCTGTGTTTAAAACCAAACTCACTTTCAG GCCCCACTCTACAGACAGCGCCACCCACAGGAAGATGACCCTGTCTCTGGCTGACCGCTGCTCCAAGACACAGAAGATCAGAATCCTGCCCATGGCCGGACGAGACCCCGAGTCGCATCGCAATGAAATGATCAAG AAAGAGGAGGAGCGCCTGCGAGCCTCCATCCGCAGAGAGTCCcagcagaggaggatgagggagaAACAGCACCAGAGAGGCCTCAGCAGTAGTTACCTGGAACCGGACCGCTATGATGACGAAGAGGAGGGCGAGGAGTCCATCAGTCTAGCGGCTATCAAGTATAAATacaagggaggaggaggtggcttgagag AGGAACGGGCGAGGATCTACTCATCAGACAGTGATGAAGGCTCAGATGATGACAAAGCGCAGAGGCTCATGAAAGCCAAGAAGCTTGACAGTGATGAG AGTCAACTCCAATCGTTGAAGCAGAAACAAGTACGTGACAAAAACGTACAGGACCGAGACGTGGCGTCTGGTGCCGACTCCAGACGTCACGTCAGAGTGTCATCTCTGCTCTTTTGTTCTGCACAGGAGGCCGAGGGATCCGGGAAGAGGAAGGCCGAAGACGATGACGAAACGGCCACCAAAAAGGCCAAGAAATACGTGATCAGcgacgaagaggaggaagaggacgatgaATAA
- the mapk6 gene encoding mitogen-activated protein kinase 6, which translates to MAEKFESLMNIHGFDLGSRYMDLKPLGYGGNGLVFSAVDTDCDKCVAVKKIILTDPQSVKHALREIKIIRRLDHDNIVKVFETLGPNGCGLTEDVVSLTELNSVYIVQEYMETDLCQLLERGLLSEGHARLFMYQLLRGLKYIHSANVLHRDLKPANLFVNTEDLVLKIGDFGLARIMDPHYSHKGHLSEGLVTKWYRSPRLLLSPNNYTKAIDMWAAGCIFAEMLTGRTLFAGAHELEQMQLILESIPVLREEDRQELHSVIPVFIRNDMSNPHTPLAKLLPDVSPQALDFLEKILTFNPMDRLTAEEALAHPYMADYSFPLDEPVSLHPFHIEDEVDDILLMDHSHSHTWDRYHESQLSEADWHLHSIHDPDEVQVDPRALSDVTDEEEVQVDPRKYADGDREKFLDEPSFDYSTLFLPERSWQDDEHHENKYCDLQCSHTCNYKAVSPSYLDNLIWRDSEVNHYYEPKLIIDLSNWKEQQSKEKADRKAKSKCEKNGLVKAQIALKEAEKTQSPAEKDSEQEKHQTEKPQSQQNQGFDFDSFIASTIKLSLQPEPCQEVGLLNEVGLLNERNSSVSQLEAPRSGSMSKSISQEKEEKCLVNLAQLGGGGLVVGDGTWPVQPWESFASEGRVDESGCLINEPCWDIRKEDHLQKETAYTSYLDRLFSRKDEGVGETVAGLETEPPDARELEECFLGGSGEFVLNVQLDSLVLPGFDSTDDLPLKSIQASLTPCAVKCSPQIAHKTYSSIFKHLN; encoded by the exons ATGGCAGAGAAGTTTGAGTCACTGATGAACATCCACGGCTTCGACCTGGGTTCTCGCTACATGGACTTGAAGCCTCTTGGCTACGGAGGGAATGGCCTTGTGTTTTCAGCAGTCGACACCGATTGTGACAAGTGTGTTGCTGTGAAGAAAATTATCTTGACTGACCCACAGAGTGTGAAGCATGCCCTGCGGGAAATCAAAATTATCAGACGCCTCGATCACGACAACATCGTCAAg gtctTTGAGACTCTGGGTCCTAATGGTTGCGGGCTAACCGAAGACGTGGTGTCCCTGACGGAGCTCAACTCCGTCTACATTGTGCAGGAGTACATGGAGACTGACCtgtgtcagctgctggagagggGTCTTCTCTCTGAGGGCCATGCCAGGCTTTTTATGTACCAGCTCCTCAGGGGCCTTAAATATATCCACTCTGCAAATGTGCTGCATCGTGACCTCAAGCCTGCCAATCTATTTGTCAACACGGAGGACCTGGTGCTGAAGATTGGGGACTTTGGACTGGCCCGCATCATGGATCCCCACTATTCTCACAAG GGTCATCTCTCTGAGGGTCTGGTCACCAAGTGGTACAGATCTCCTCGTCTGCTACTCTCACCCAACAACTACACCAAAGCCATCGACATGTGGGCCGCAGGCTGTATCTttgctgagatgctcacaggGAGAACCCTATTTGCTG GAGCCCATGAACTGGAGCAGATGCAGCTGATCCTTGAGTCCATCCCCGTACTGCgggaggaagacagacaggagCTCCACAGCGTCATCCCAGTATTCATTCGCAATGACATGTCCAATCCTCACACCCCGCTGGCCAAACTGCTGCCTGATGTCAGTCCCCAGG CCCTGGATTTCCTGGAGAAGATCTTGACATTTAACCCCATGGACCGTCTGACCGCTGAAGAGGCCCTGGCTCACCCCTATATGGCCGACTACTCCTTCCCTCTTGATGAGCCTGTCTCTCTACACCCCTTCCACATTGAGGATGAAGTAGATGATATCCTGCTCATGGACCACAGCCACAGCCACACCTGGGACAG GTATCATGAGAGCCAGCTGTCAGAGGCGGACTGGCACTTGCACAGTATCCACGATCCAGATGAAGTTCAGGTTGACCCAAGGGCACTATCTGATGTaactgatgaggaggaggtccAG GTGGATCCTCGTAAATATGCCGATGGAGATCGGGAGAAGTTCCTAGACGAACCGTCCTTTGACTACTCCACGCTGTTCTTGCCGGAGCGATCCTGGCAGGACGACGAACACCACGAGAACAAATACTGTGACTTGCAGTGTAGCCACACTTGTAACTACAAAGCCGTGTCACCTTCCTACCTGGATAACCTCATCTGGAGGGACAGCGAAGTCAACCATTACTATGAACCCAAGCTCATCATCGACCTCTCCAACTGGAAGGAGCAGCAGAGCAAGGAGAAGGCCGACCGCAAGGCGAAGAGCAAGTGCGAGAAGAACGGGTTGGTGAAGGCACAGATCGCACTGAAGGAGGCCGAGAAGACCCAGAGTCCAGCGGAGAAGGACAGCGAGCAGGAGAAGCACCAAACCGAGAAGCCTCAAAGCCAGCAAAACCAAGGTTTTGATTTTGATTCGTTCATCGCCAGCACCATCAAACTGAGCCTGCAGCCAGAGCCCTGTCAGGAGGTGGGCCTGCTCAACGAGGTGGGCCTCTTGAACGAGCGCAACTCCTCGGTGTCCCAGCTGGAGGCGCCACGTTCAGGCTCAATGTCCAAGTCCATAAGtcaggagaaagaagagaagtGCCTGGTGAACCTCGCCCAGTTGGGTGGAGGAGGGCTGGTGGTCGGCGACGGCACCTGGCCCGTTCAGCCCTGGGAGAGCTTCGCCTCCGAGGGGAGAGTAGATGAGAGCGGCTGTTTGATAAACGAACCGTGCTGGGACATTCGCAAAGAGGACCATCTCCAGAAGGAGACCGCTTACACCAGCTACCTGGACCGTCTGTTCAGCCGGAAGGACGAGGGGGTTGGAGAAACGGTGGCCGGCTTGGAGACGGAGCCGCCAGACGCACGAGAGCTGGAAGAGTGCTTCCTCGGCGGTAGCGGAGAGTTCGTGCTCAACGTGCAGCTGGACTCTCTGGTCCTGCCAGGCTTTGACAGCACAGATGACTTGCCTCTTAAGTCCATCCAGGCATCCCTCACGCCCTGCGCCGTCAAATGCTCACCACAAATTGCCCACAAAACGTACAGCAGCATCTTCAAGCATCTGAATTAA
- the leo1 gene encoding RNA polymerase-associated protein LEO1 isoform X2: MADMDELFGTDGDSDNDQRESGSGSGSDSEQERPRSASNASGSGSGSERERDDEEEEEEEEGQEPGKSSMNKELFGDDSDDEQHSQHSGSDNHSDQSGNQSDASMHSDQGDNDHSDAEQHSGSEQGHQEDDEDEDDGHRSDGGSPAGSGMSGAGSPHSDRGSMPSDRSAHSDAGTPQSGPGTPHSDGEASGRENQSDDEKWERGGAKSDQSEDDEEEKRRYSDEERENSDEELAGNRKSESPKGSDSEDDFLRQKTKGKVASDSDSDSDIGTKKTKTAAAADDLFGEADDISSDSDAEKPPTPGQPLDTEDGMEGEQAEEEPAPETRIEVEIPKVSTDLGSDLYFVKLPNFLSVEPRPFDPQYYEDEFEDEEMLDEEGRTRLKLKVENTIRWRAKRDEDGNETRESNARVVKWSDGSMSLHLGNEVFDVYKAPLQGDHNHLFIRQGTGLQGQAVFKTKLTFRPHSTDSATHRKMTLSLADRCSKTQKIRILPMAGRDPESHRNEMIKKEEERLRASIRRESQQRRMREKQHQRGLSSSYLEPDRYDDEEEGEESISLAAIKYKYKGGGGGLREERARIYSSDSDEGSDDDKAQRLMKAKKLDSDEEAEGSGKRKAEDDDETATKKAKKYVISDEEEEEDDE; the protein is encoded by the exons ATGGCGGACATGGATGAATTATTCGGTACTGATGGGGACAGCGACAATGACCAGAGAG AGTCGGggtctggctctggttctgacTCAGAGCAGGAAAGACCACGATCTGCCAGCAACGCCTCAGGCAGTGGCAGCGGCAGCGAGAGGGAAcgggatgatgaggaggaggaggaggaggaagaaggtcAGGAGCCAGGAAAGTCCAGCATGAATAAG GAATTGTTTGgagatgacagtgatgatgaacaACACAGCCAACACAGCGGCAGTGACAACCACTCCGATCAGTCGGGGAACCAATCAGATGCCAGCATGCACTCAGATCAGGGGGACAATGATCACTCTGATGCGGAGCAACACAGCGGCTCAGAGCAAGGCCAtcaggaagatgatgaagatgaggatgatggcCATAGGTCAGATGGAGGAAGCCCAGCAGGTAGCGGGATGTCTGGAGCAGGGAGCCCTCACTCTGACAGAGGCAGCATGCCTTCAGACCGGAG tgcacacagtgatgctgggaCGCCACAGTCAGGACCAGGTACCCCTCACTCTGATGGAGAAGCCTCTGGCCGggagaaccaatcagatgaTGAGAAATGGGAAAGAGGAGGGGCTAAGAGCGACCAGTCAGAGGATGACGAGGAGGAAAAGCGTCGATACTCggatgaagaaagagagaacTCTGATGAAGAGTtggcaggaaacaggaagtcag AGTCTCCAAAGGGCAGCGATAGTGAAGATGATTTcctcagacagaaaacaaagggGAAAGTCGCCTCTGATTCAGACTCAGACAGCGATATTGGGACAAAGAAAA caaagacagcagcagcagcagatgaccTTTTTGGAGAGGCTGATGATATCTCATCAGACAGCGATGCAGAGAAGCCTCCAACCCCGGGACAACCACTG GATACAGAGGATGGGATGGAGGGGGAGCAGGCAGAAGAGGAACCTGCACCGGAAACTCGAATTGAAGTAGAGATCCCAAAAGTCAGCACAGATCTGGGATCTGACCTTTATTTTGTCAAGTTGCCCAACTTCCTCTCTGTCGAGCCCAG ACCATTTGATCCTCAATACTATGAAGATGAATTTGAGGATGAAGAAATGTTGGATGAGGAGGGACGGACCAGGCTCAAGCTGAAG GTGGAAAACACAATTCGATGGAGAGCCAAACGAGACGAGGATGGGAATGAAACACGAGAGAGCAATGCCCGCGTTGTCAAATGGTCTGACGGCAG CATGTCCCTTCACCTGGGAAACGAAGTGTTTGACGTTTACAAAGCTCCTCTCCAGGGAGACCACAATCACCTTTTCATCCGACAGGGAACTGGACTGCAAGGACAGGCTGTGTTTAAAACCAAACTCACTTTCAG GCCCCACTCTACAGACAGCGCCACCCACAGGAAGATGACCCTGTCTCTGGCTGACCGCTGCTCCAAGACACAGAAGATCAGAATCCTGCCCATGGCCGGACGAGACCCCGAGTCGCATCGCAATGAAATGATCAAG AAAGAGGAGGAGCGCCTGCGAGCCTCCATCCGCAGAGAGTCCcagcagaggaggatgagggagaAACAGCACCAGAGAGGCCTCAGCAGTAGTTACCTGGAACCGGACCGCTATGATGACGAAGAGGAGGGCGAGGAGTCCATCAGTCTAGCGGCTATCAAGTATAAATacaagggaggaggaggtggcttgagag AGGAACGGGCGAGGATCTACTCATCAGACAGTGATGAAGGCTCAGATGATGACAAAGCGCAGAGGCTCATGAAAGCCAAGAAGCTTGACAGTGATGAG GAGGCCGAGGGATCCGGGAAGAGGAAGGCCGAAGACGATGACGAAACGGCCACCAAAAAGGCCAAGAAATACGTGATCAGcgacgaagaggaggaagaggacgatgaATAA